The genomic window CCCGATCGCCATGGAGAAGGAACTTCGATTTGCCATCCGGGAAGGGGGCCGAACGGTCGGCGCCGGTGTTATCTCCGAGATTATCGAATAAAGAAAGAATTCAGAATTCAGAAGCCGGAATTCAGAATGAAAAAACCGGGGGAGAAGAAGCCTTCCGGATTCAGACTCCCGGCTCCTGGATACTGTAAAGTTAGGATCGATTATGCGCGATATTGTAATCTTGTCTTGTACCGGGTGTAAAAGAAAAAACTATACCACTACCAAGAATAAAAAGAAAACCCCGGATAAGTTGGAGTTTAAGAAGTACTGTCCCTCTTGCCAGAGTCATACGGTACACAAAGAAACGAAATAGGTTCATTCGGGTGTTTGCCACCTGGCACAGGCCAGTAGCTCTAATGGTTAGAGCACCGGACTCCAAATCCGGGTGTTGGGGGTTCGAATCCCTCCTGGCCTGCCAAATGCTATCGGGAATCAAATTGCAAAAAGGCCCTTGGAGCGTATGAAAAAGATCAAGACCAAGAAGAAAAATGAGGTGGGGGAATCCGAAACGGGGCTTGAGGAAAAAGCCAAGGGATCGGAAAAAGGGGAGGATCTTTCGGTTGCCCCCAAAGCCAAACCTAAAGGAACCCTGAAAAAATCGAACCTTAAAGAGGAACCGGCCGAAAGCCTGGCCGCCAAATGGGTGGGGAAGAATCAATGGATCGGACAGGTCAAAGACTTTTTCCGGGAGGTTCGCATTGAACTCAAAAAGGTAACCTGGCCCTCCCGGAAAGAAACGATCGCTGCGACCGGTATGGTGATTATCCTATCCGTTATTGTCGCCTTTTTTCTGGGACTTCTGGATGTGGGACTGGCCAAAGCGGTGGCGGTTATTTTAAAAAGAGCTTAGTGCGAAAAGGGTGACCCGTGGCACACAAATGGTATATTGTTCATACCTACTCCGGTTTTGAACATAAGGTTAAGTCGGCTTTGGAGGAACACGTCAAGTCTTTGGGAAAAGGAGATCTTTTCTCGGAGATTTTGGTCCCCACTGAAAAGGTGGTGGAATTGGTCAAAGGGGAGCGTAAGACCTCTTCACGAAAATTTTACCCGGGGTATATTCTGGTCCGCATGGAACTTAATGATGAGACCTGGCATTTGGTCAAAGATACCCCCAAGGTTACCGGATTTATCGGGGAGAAAAACAAACCGGTTCCTATCCCGGACGAAGAAGCCATGAAGGTCATCGAACAGATGGCTGAAGGGGCCATCAAACCTAAGCCCAAGTTTTATTTTGAAGAAGGGGATGAAGTCCGGGTGATAGATGGACCCTTTTCCAACTTTAACGGCGTGGTGGAAGAAGTCAAGCCGGATAAGGGGAAGATCAAGGTCCTGATCAGTATTTTCGGCCGCGCCACCCCGGTTGAACTCGATTTTGTTCAAGTGGCTAAATTTTAAAGTTTTTAAGTTAAGATTCAGTAAGGAGAATATTCATAATGGCCAAAAAAATTGTCGCCTATATTAAACTACAGGTGTCCGCGGGCCAGGCCAATCCCTCACCGCCGATCGGGCCGGCCCTTGGTCAACACGGGGTCAATATCATGGAGTTTTGTAAGGCCTTTAACGCCCGGACCCAAGGGCAGGAGGGGATGATTATCCCGGTGGTTATCACTGTTTTTTCCGACCGGTCTTTTACCTTTATTACCAAGACTCCCCCGGCCTCGATTTTATTAAAAAAGGCCGCACAGATTGCCAAAGGCTCCAAAATCCCCAATCGGGACAAGGTCGGCAAGGTCAGTTCAAAACAGATTGAGGAAATAGCAAAACTCAAAATGCCGGATTTAAACGCCAACACCCTGGAAGCAGCCAAGAAGATTATTGAGGGCACTGCACTGAGTATGGGGATTGAGGTTGGCTAAGATCGTTAGAGAGGTGGGTTAGAACATTATGCCAGATCGAGGAAAAAAATATAAAAAAGCCGTGGACCAGGTGGATCGAACTAAACGCTATCCTTTGGAGGAGGCGGTTCAGTTGGCCTTATCTTCTTCATTTACCCGGTTTGATGAAACCGTGGACCTGGCGGTTC from Deltaproteobacteria bacterium includes these protein-coding regions:
- a CDS encoding elongation factor Tu, translated to PIAMEKELRFAIREGGRTVGAGVISEIIE
- the rpmG gene encoding 50S ribosomal protein L33; the encoded protein is MMRDIVILSCTGCKRKNYTTTKNKKKTPDKLEFKKYCPSCQSHTVHKETK
- the secE gene encoding preprotein translocase subunit SecE, translating into MGQVKDFFREVRIELKKVTWPSRKETIAATGMVIILSVIVAFFLGLLDVGLAKAVAVILKRA
- the nusG gene encoding transcription termination/antitermination protein NusG; translated protein: MAHKWYIVHTYSGFEHKVKSALEEHVKSLGKGDLFSEILVPTEKVVELVKGERKTSSRKFYPGYILVRMELNDETWHLVKDTPKVTGFIGEKNKPVPIPDEEAMKVIEQMAEGAIKPKPKFYFEEGDEVRVIDGPFSNFNGVVEEVKPDKGKIKVLISIFGRATPVELDFVQVAKF
- the rplK gene encoding 50S ribosomal protein L11; this translates as MAKKIVAYIKLQVSAGQANPSPPIGPALGQHGVNIMEFCKAFNARTQGQEGMIIPVVITVFSDRSFTFITKTPPASILLKKAAQIAKGSKIPNRDKVGKVSSKQIEEIAKLKMPDLNANTLEAAKKIIEGTALSMGIEVG